Proteins from one Paenibacillus sp. J23TS9 genomic window:
- a CDS encoding MFS transporter, whose product MKASLVIFAIGVFMAALDNGIITSSLTTLIYSFGVSPTWGAWTITLYTLGLAVSVPIAGKMSDRYGRKRLFMIEVILFGTGSLLVALSPNFTFFLIARLIQALGGGGIFIIASSYVLSTFPRERHGRSLGMLGGMNGIASVLGPNIGSFILGATGNWHWLFLINVPIAVLLLIFGVRFIKEEQQHTRAKMDWTGISVLILGVLSLMYSFTNLDGVNVIDSLLSWKFYVFFLAAVVLLVMFYDMERRLQHSGTEPVVPVNLLQQSTFRWTLFIAFFSGAILASVIFIPGFVEQYLNVSSTVAGYWFTPVALAAGIGAAGGGFLVDKKGPTWTIAVASSLGIIGFLLFALWVQNIWQMIIAGVFVGIGFGSMLGAPVNVLVTEGASEKNKGIAVATSSLSRQIAMAIAPTIFAGFLARSFMNMGSHIKQGFAESGIQVPADAMQNYGPKGGAAGSGDYHSILEGFRSIPDEGVRNVLLNALHVTVKQGYNGLFWSALVFSVLTLVSALILGAIRRKKAVKQEGSNV is encoded by the coding sequence ATGAAGGCTTCACTCGTTATTTTTGCAATTGGCGTGTTCATGGCCGCATTGGATAACGGTATTATTACTTCTTCACTGACGACTCTCATTTATTCCTTCGGCGTGAGCCCGACATGGGGCGCCTGGACCATTACGCTATATACACTTGGGCTTGCCGTCAGTGTGCCGATCGCAGGTAAGATGTCGGATCGTTACGGACGTAAGCGGCTGTTTATGATTGAAGTGATCTTATTTGGGACCGGATCATTGCTGGTGGCCCTTAGCCCGAATTTTACATTTTTCCTGATCGCGAGGCTTATTCAGGCACTTGGCGGCGGCGGTATTTTCATCATTGCCAGCTCATATGTCCTGTCGACGTTTCCGAGAGAACGCCATGGGCGCTCGCTGGGGATGCTCGGAGGCATGAATGGAATCGCGTCGGTGCTGGGTCCGAATATTGGATCTTTTATTTTAGGGGCTACGGGAAACTGGCACTGGCTGTTTTTGATCAATGTGCCGATTGCGGTTCTCCTGCTGATCTTTGGCGTCCGCTTCATTAAAGAAGAGCAGCAGCATACCAGAGCGAAAATGGACTGGACCGGCATTTCAGTTCTGATCCTTGGTGTGCTCAGCCTGATGTACAGCTTCACGAATCTGGATGGCGTGAATGTGATAGACAGTCTTCTTTCCTGGAAATTTTATGTGTTTTTCCTGGCGGCTGTTGTTCTGCTTGTCATGTTTTATGATATGGAGAGACGGCTTCAGCATTCCGGTACAGAGCCTGTCGTACCTGTTAATCTGCTGCAACAATCCACCTTCCGTTGGACGCTGTTTATTGCATTTTTCTCGGGAGCGATTCTCGCATCTGTTATTTTCATACCGGGATTTGTCGAGCAGTATTTGAATGTCTCAAGCACGGTTGCCGGGTACTGGTTTACTCCTGTGGCGCTTGCAGCGGGCATCGGCGCAGCGGGTGGCGGATTTTTAGTCGATAAAAAGGGACCGACATGGACCATTGCAGTGGCAAGCAGTTTGGGTATTATAGGCTTCCTGTTGTTTGCGCTCTGGGTACAAAATATATGGCAAATGATTATTGCAGGTGTTTTTGTCGGGATCGGCTTTGGCTCCATGCTGGGCGCGCCTGTGAACGTGCTGGTCACCGAGGGAGCAAGTGAAAAGAATAAAGGGATCGCCGTGGCAACCAGCTCGTTATCCCGTCAGATCGCCATGGCGATTGCGCCGACGATATTTGCAGGTTTCTTAGCACGTTCATTCATGAACATGGGCAGCCATATTAAGCAAGGCTTCGCCGAGAGCGGCATTCAAGTGCCGGCTGACGCGATGCAAAATTATGGCCCGAAGGGTGGCGCGGCAGGGAGCGGTGATTACCACAGTATTCTCGAGGGCTTTCGCAGTATTCCGGATGAAGGAGTGCGTAATGTCCTGCTGAATGCTCTTCATGTGACCGTGAAGCAGGGCTATAACGGACTTTTCTGGTCGGCGCTTGTATTCAGTGTATTAACTCTGGTGTCTGCGCTTATTCTGGGTGCCATCCGCCGTAAAAAAGCAGTCAAACAGGAAGGCAGCAACGTATGA
- a CDS encoding ABC transporter ATP-binding protein produces the protein MAKNLVEVNNIKKYFPIHKGLLNRVVGNVKAVDDVSLSIREGETFGLVGESGCGKSTLGRVILRLQGATEGSVKIDGRDIHALSHRELNKMREDMQIIFQDPFGSLNPRFLVKDVIGEPLKIHTKMSAKEIDERVVELMKLVGLDPTRRNRYPHEFSGGQRQRIGIARAIALKPKFIVADEAVSALDVSVQSQVINLLMKLQKEMGLTFLFIAHGLNVVRHISDRVGVMYLGKMVEVGETEALYANPLHPYTAALLSAIPKPSPTKKRNRIVLQGDVPSPANPPSGCRFHTRCPFAQEKCSQVEPKLEEILPGRQVACHFPVGVEGGSDLSKLQTK, from the coding sequence GCCGTTGATGATGTCTCTCTCTCCATTCGTGAGGGGGAAACCTTCGGTTTGGTTGGAGAATCCGGCTGCGGCAAGTCTACGCTCGGACGCGTTATTCTTCGATTGCAAGGGGCAACAGAAGGTTCCGTTAAAATTGACGGACGTGATATTCACGCATTGAGCCACAGAGAACTCAACAAAATGCGTGAAGATATGCAGATTATTTTCCAGGATCCGTTCGGCTCGCTGAATCCGCGTTTTCTAGTCAAGGATGTTATCGGTGAACCGCTCAAGATTCATACGAAGATGTCCGCAAAAGAAATTGATGAGCGCGTTGTGGAACTGATGAAGCTGGTAGGTCTCGATCCAACACGCCGCAATCGGTATCCGCATGAATTTTCCGGTGGTCAGCGCCAGCGGATCGGGATTGCACGCGCCATTGCATTGAAACCGAAATTCATTGTAGCGGATGAAGCTGTATCCGCACTTGACGTATCGGTACAATCGCAGGTTATCAACCTGCTGATGAAGCTGCAAAAAGAAATGGGACTAACATTCCTGTTTATCGCGCATGGTCTGAATGTGGTTCGTCATATTTCCGACCGCGTGGGTGTAATGTATCTGGGTAAGATGGTTGAAGTCGGTGAAACCGAGGCGCTGTATGCGAATCCGCTGCATCCATACACGGCGGCATTGCTCTCGGCGATTCCGAAGCCATCCCCAACCAAGAAACGGAACCGGATCGTACTGCAGGGAGACGTGCCTTCACCGGCGAATCCGCCATCCGGCTGCCGTTTCCATACTCGCTGTCCGTTTGCTCAAGAAAAGTGCAGCCAGGTAGAGCCGAAGCTGGAAGAGATTCTGCCAGGGCGTCAGGTTGCATGCCACTTCCCGGTTGGAGTGGAAGGCGGCTCGGACCTGAGTAAGCTTCAAACAAAATAA